The proteins below come from a single Aegilops tauschii subsp. strangulata cultivar AL8/78 chromosome 6, Aet v6.0, whole genome shotgun sequence genomic window:
- the LOC109746245 gene encoding gibberellin 2-beta-dioxygenase 6-like, with amino-acid sequence MPAFAESTAEPPLADSYYALLRGGNKADECASAPPPGCQAPPVSECELPMIDVGCLTACGGGTEERAACAAAIASAAAEWGFFQVVNHGVKQELLEAMRREQVRLFRLPFEAKATAGLLNDSYRWGSPTATSPRQLSWSEAFHVPLAGISGTPCSYGELASIRDVTQEVANAMSKLANTLARVLAESLGHTAGQRFPKGCDERTCFLRLNRYPPCPFSPDAFGLVPHTDSDFLTVLCQDQVGGLQLMKGSRWVAVKPIPGALIVNIGDLFQAWSNNRYKSVEHKVVTNATTERYSVAYFLCPSYDSPIGACEEPSPYRTFTFGEYRRRVQEDVKKTGKKIGLPNFLL; translated from the exons ATGCCGGCCTTCGCCGAGAGCACGGCCGAGCCGCCTCTGGCGGACAGCTACTACGCGCTGCTCCGCGGTGGCAACAAAGCCGACGAGTGCGCCTCGGCGCCGCCGCCTGGCTGCCAGGCCCCGCCCGTGTCGGAATGCGAGCTCCCGATGATCGACGTTGGGTGCCTGACGGCGTGCGGCGGGGGCACGGAGGAGAGGGCGGCATGCGCCGCGGCGATCGCGTCCGCGGCCGCTGAATGGGGCTTCTTCCAGGTGGTCAACCACGGCGTCAAGCAGGAGCTCCTGGAGGCGATGCGGCGGGAGCAGGTGCGCCTCTTCCGCCTGCCGTTCGAGGCCAAGGCCACGGCCGGCCTTCTCAACGACTCCTACCGCTGGGGCTCCCCTACCGCCACGTCGCCAAGGCAGCTGTCCTGGTCTGAGGCCTTCCATGTCCCGCTCGCCGGCATCTCCGGTACCCCTTGCAGCTACGGCGAGCTCGCCAGCATCAG GGATGTGACGCAGGAGGTGGCGAACGCGATGTCAAAGCTGGCCAACACGCTGGCGCGCGTCCTGGCCGAGAGCCTGGGACACACCGCCGGCCAACGCTTCCCGAAAGGGTGCGACGAGAGGACGTGCTTCCTCCGGCTGAACAGGTACCCGCCGTGCCCGTTCTCGCCGGACGCCTTCGGCCTGGTGCCGCACACGGACAGCGACTTCCTCACCGTGCTCTGCCAGGACCAAGTCGGCGGCCTGCAGCTGATGAAGGGCTCCCGGTGGGTGGCCGTCAAGCCCATTCCCGGCGCTCTCATCGTCAACATTGGAGACCTCTTCCAG GCATGGAGCAACAACAGATACAAGAGCGTGGAGCACAAAGTGGTGACCAACGCGACGACGGAGAGGTACTCCGTGGCATACTTCCTTTGCCCATCGTACGACTCGCCCATCGGCGCATGCGAAGAGCCTTCACCTTACAGGACCTTCACCTTCGGGGAGTATCGGAGAAGGGTGCAGGAAGATGTCAAGAAGACGGGGAAGAAGATTGGCCTTCCCAATTTTCTGCTGTAG